Proteins encoded together in one Thermomonospora curvata DSM 43183 window:
- a CDS encoding CHAT domain-containing protein translates to MTQDAMERFEELVRRGQELLERYEAHGDEAARDEAIACYRKADEELQLPDELHVALAWSLLTPLLTRGEARGDADDLMAVLRYGARCLEAIDEDPSRAAVLCHIGIAHLLLAEHRPERKGEELQQAVESLRQALAGAGDDDLMRGMAASRLAVAFACWVLHDLAVSDKAARLKVADRMDEAVGMLTEAERDMRPDDGFRVMVRHCKACTQAIKFLLHGGSDDEYEAAKAACQEVLEIAEEGTDPANTAHIFLAFLLFFESLPGELRQRFIRSDWNSIADLMQERPEHLIAKLEHSPGEIGRAMLDHLNQVTGTAMVDPKRELLSSVREMATMLTGPEAVALELSGGSFLSVQGADLIESLERALTELPDGHETRAVLLSAMGLKVIIKSYPAQRLERLRELLLEKIERPCADAADAAAERFLLRAVDGLRVLHDPDAGTLNSVITQIMQAADTLPPGHLVRLHMLWALSTLLQGYHNRRGGIEYLEAAQRYADMAREETRGAGEDAEKLQSVMDALCVDLSLGRFSKEIDTGQIDTIIERQEQVLSQGSFGTEQQRDRIREHLAELQEHRALYSNFNNPFAAGGGHSETESLTGVPQILSGLRLRNLALFDAGMAAMEKKYKDVDMSGHWMDWRMIQGSFRYMRYRITGDRTDLDVAIHDLEQLRRDLEENPYGAHSRATLLLTLAHAYHERGDRNLGDQDKAIEIATAELHERAVDVLLQSNVGHAFESARDAAGEATLFARWCVAAERLEKAVEMLERGRAMVLHAATADTGIPSLLRRAGHFELAEEWENTRAGTDAMPGGAGSPVGSRETPLLGDLRYRVVHALAGSEAEQRLFTPPGVRQIGEALRACGAAALVYLVPQDESGSGFAVIVEPDGRVRKLPLFWLSTTPGSPVADFAAALRDRQQAEPDTPEWERAHRRWRSALAELCEWAWPAAMERIFTAIGADPAQRPRLVLVPAGALSLVPWHAARRKVADGRWRYACQDAVLSYAASARQFLEAHSRPPRDLRSEAVLVRTPGGLLWASKEVRDLHARHYPDGLLLGDRRDRPATPDDVLAHLPRRGSLGASLLHLGCHAKAAERPVDSYLQLARGRRLAMADILEQARDRPRDGAGGLVVLAACASDLTGRDHDEALTLATAFLAAGATGVVGTRWPVDDLPTALFMTMFHHCLNAGYPDPAAALRAAQLWMLDPRRSLPVATDMAEEMDRVDLTAVEHWAAFTYQGR, encoded by the coding sequence ATGACGCAGGACGCGATGGAGCGGTTCGAAGAACTGGTGCGGCGTGGACAGGAGCTGCTGGAACGCTATGAGGCCCACGGGGATGAGGCGGCCCGTGACGAAGCCATCGCCTGCTACCGCAAAGCCGATGAGGAACTACAGCTTCCGGACGAACTCCATGTGGCGCTGGCCTGGAGCCTGCTGACGCCGCTCCTGACCCGTGGCGAGGCGCGCGGGGACGCAGACGACCTGATGGCCGTGCTCAGATACGGCGCCCGCTGCCTGGAGGCGATAGACGAAGATCCCAGCCGTGCCGCGGTGCTTTGCCATATAGGGATCGCTCATCTGCTGTTGGCGGAGCATCGACCGGAGCGCAAGGGGGAGGAGCTGCAGCAGGCGGTCGAGTCGCTGCGGCAGGCGCTCGCCGGAGCCGGCGATGACGATCTCATGCGCGGCATGGCGGCATCCCGCCTGGCGGTCGCGTTCGCCTGTTGGGTGTTGCACGACTTGGCCGTCTCCGACAAAGCGGCGAGATTGAAAGTAGCCGACCGGATGGATGAAGCCGTCGGCATGCTGACCGAAGCCGAGCGCGACATGCGGCCCGATGACGGGTTCCGCGTGATGGTGCGCCATTGCAAGGCCTGCACACAGGCCATCAAATTTTTGCTCCATGGCGGTTCGGACGACGAATACGAAGCGGCGAAGGCGGCTTGCCAGGAGGTTCTCGAAATCGCCGAAGAGGGTACGGATCCAGCGAACACCGCGCATATTTTCCTGGCTTTTCTGCTGTTCTTCGAATCGCTCCCCGGTGAGCTGCGCCAGCGCTTCATCCGGTCTGATTGGAACAGTATCGCAGACCTTATGCAGGAGCGTCCTGAGCATCTGATCGCGAAGCTTGAGCACTCTCCCGGCGAAATAGGCCGGGCGATGCTGGATCACCTCAATCAGGTGACAGGGACCGCCATGGTGGATCCGAAGCGAGAGCTGCTCTCCTCGGTGCGGGAAATGGCGACCATGTTGACCGGGCCAGAGGCGGTGGCGCTCGAACTGTCCGGCGGATCCTTTCTGAGCGTCCAGGGCGCCGACCTGATCGAGTCGCTCGAACGCGCTTTGACCGAGCTTCCCGACGGCCATGAAACGCGTGCCGTTCTCCTGAGTGCGATGGGCCTGAAGGTGATCATCAAAAGCTATCCCGCCCAACGGCTGGAAAGGCTCCGGGAACTGCTTTTGGAAAAGATCGAGCGTCCTTGCGCGGATGCGGCCGATGCGGCGGCCGAGCGTTTCCTGCTTAGGGCGGTGGACGGCCTGAGAGTCCTGCACGACCCGGACGCCGGGACTCTGAATTCGGTGATCACGCAGATCATGCAGGCGGCCGACACGCTCCCACCGGGCCATTTGGTGCGCCTCCACATGCTGTGGGCTTTGTCCACCCTGCTGCAGGGGTACCACAACCGGCGCGGCGGAATCGAGTACCTGGAGGCCGCGCAACGCTATGCCGACATGGCGCGGGAGGAGACCCGGGGCGCCGGGGAGGACGCCGAGAAACTGCAGAGCGTGATGGATGCCCTGTGCGTTGATCTTTCGCTGGGCAGGTTCTCTAAAGAGATCGATACAGGACAGATAGACACGATAATCGAACGCCAGGAGCAGGTGCTCTCCCAGGGCTCGTTCGGCACCGAACAGCAGCGTGATCGTATACGGGAGCATCTTGCGGAGCTGCAGGAGCATCGAGCACTTTACTCGAATTTCAACAATCCGTTCGCAGCCGGAGGGGGACACTCTGAAACAGAGTCCTTGACAGGGGTTCCCCAGATACTCAGCGGGCTTCGGCTCCGCAATCTTGCCCTGTTTGATGCCGGAATGGCTGCAATGGAGAAAAAATACAAAGACGTCGATATGAGCGGGCACTGGATGGACTGGCGGATGATTCAAGGGTCCTTCCGATACATGCGCTACCGAATCACCGGTGACCGCACTGATCTCGATGTCGCGATCCATGACTTGGAACAGCTCCGCCGGGACCTGGAGGAGAACCCCTATGGCGCCCACTCCAGGGCGACGCTCCTGCTCACTTTGGCCCACGCCTACCACGAGCGCGGCGACCGGAATCTTGGCGACCAGGACAAAGCCATCGAGATCGCGACCGCCGAGTTGCATGAACGCGCCGTCGACGTCCTGCTGCAGAGCAATGTGGGGCACGCCTTTGAGTCCGCCCGGGACGCCGCCGGAGAGGCGACCCTCTTCGCACGCTGGTGCGTCGCCGCGGAGCGGCTGGAAAAGGCGGTCGAAATGCTGGAGCGGGGCCGTGCCATGGTCCTGCACGCGGCGACCGCCGACACCGGCATCCCCAGCCTGCTGCGCCGGGCGGGGCACTTTGAACTGGCAGAGGAGTGGGAGAACACCCGAGCCGGCACCGATGCCATGCCAGGGGGCGCTGGATCGCCGGTCGGCTCCCGCGAGACGCCCCTGCTCGGAGACCTGCGATACCGAGTGGTGCATGCGCTCGCGGGCTCGGAGGCGGAGCAGCGGCTGTTCACCCCGCCCGGCGTACGGCAGATCGGTGAGGCGCTGCGCGCCTGCGGCGCGGCGGCGCTGGTGTACCTGGTGCCCCAGGACGAAAGCGGCAGTGGATTCGCCGTCATCGTCGAACCCGACGGGCGGGTGAGGAAACTGCCGCTGTTCTGGTTGAGCACCACACCGGGCAGCCCGGTGGCCGACTTCGCCGCGGCCCTGCGCGACCGGCAGCAGGCCGAGCCGGACACTCCGGAGTGGGAACGGGCCCACCGGCGCTGGCGGTCCGCCCTCGCCGAGCTGTGCGAGTGGGCATGGCCGGCCGCGATGGAGAGGATTTTTACTGCGATCGGAGCCGACCCGGCGCAGCGGCCTCGGCTGGTGCTGGTCCCGGCCGGCGCGCTCAGTCTCGTCCCCTGGCACGCCGCCCGGCGCAAGGTCGCCGACGGCCGGTGGCGCTACGCCTGCCAGGACGCGGTCTTGTCCTATGCGGCCTCCGCCCGGCAGTTCCTTGAGGCCCACAGCCGTCCCCCCCGCGATCTGCGCAGCGAGGCGGTGCTGGTCCGCACGCCGGGCGGTCTGCTGTGGGCGTCCAAGGAGGTCCGCGACCTGCACGCCCGCCATTACCCGGACGGGCTGCTGCTGGGGGACCGGCGCGACCGTCCGGCCACCCCCGACGACGTGCTCGCCCACCTGCCCCGGCGGGGGTCGCTCGGGGCGTCCCTGCTGCATCTGGGCTGCCACGCCAAGGCGGCCGAACGTCCGGTGGACTCCTATCTGCAGCTGGCGCGCGGCAGGCGGCTGGCCATGGCCGACATCCTGGAGCAGGCCCGTGACCGGCCCCGCGACGGCGCGGGCGGGCTGGTGGTGCTGGCGGCCTGTGCCAGCGACCTGACCGGCCGGGACCACGATGAGGCGCTGACCTTGGCGACCGCGTTCCTGGCCGCCGGCGCCACCGGTGTGGTCGGCACCCGCTGGCCGGTCGACGACCTGCCCACGGCCCTGTTCATGACCATGTTCCACCACTGCCTCAACGCCGGATACCCCGATCCGGCGGCCGCGCTGCGCGCCGCCCAGCTGTGGATGCTCGACCCCCGCCGCTCCCTGCCGGTGGCGACGGACATGGCCGAGGAGATGGACCGGGTCGACCTGACCGCCGTGGAGCACTGGGCGGCGTTCACCTACCAGGGCCGGTGA
- a CDS encoding TRAFAC clade GTPase domain-containing protein — protein MTSYHAPQSPEPPWKKGLRDIGCLGTFYGGALLLASAPVWLPVAGAVFALLFSISVLIFMATTFLVYPSICVVAYLRTLIGMMGEGGTSNPAPVAAPGRGSDSEEPAYLHYLFKQVFIDVRYMAREGLFQPWQVIDSHIHRVREYSARIRFSFFRVAHRYFAWLVTAGMQMGTYLGFAVVVVLFVIQLLALVVLAASCFIGIGVLRGADTLLLRIKQIKIKCPSCHLRVPYPSYECPAPGCGRLHKDVRPGRYGMFKRVCACGTAMPTLLLTGSGKLKAHCPYCKGSLARNVGEMREIVIPVLGGVAAGKTRLMTALVMALCESGRLHGVSAAIADEESQAIYARFRDALVAGTATAKTGAAALPRPYSLHVRPARSSPRLLHLFDAPGEFVRDSESLRKLQYMREARTFLFTLDPLRIDAIWDALTPAQQARLVPLRSDDDPYFAFGQVVQNIEGHGVPIRRARLAVALTKDDLVRSSPAASGLGEDSAAIEAWLQDEAGLGGLVRLMRRSFGQVHFFRTSAWLDGGVLAGSIIDLAAWILAQEGIRVEPAVRSA, from the coding sequence ATGACGTCGTATCACGCACCGCAGTCGCCTGAGCCGCCCTGGAAGAAAGGGCTGAGGGACATCGGCTGCCTGGGGACTTTTTACGGGGGAGCGCTGCTCCTGGCCTCGGCTCCGGTCTGGCTGCCGGTCGCGGGTGCAGTCTTTGCGCTGCTGTTCAGCATTTCAGTCCTCATTTTCATGGCCACGACTTTTCTGGTCTATCCGAGCATCTGCGTCGTGGCCTACCTTCGTACGCTCATCGGGATGATGGGAGAGGGCGGGACCTCGAATCCCGCTCCCGTCGCCGCACCTGGACGGGGGTCGGACTCGGAGGAGCCCGCCTACCTCCACTACCTGTTCAAACAGGTCTTCATCGATGTGCGGTACATGGCGCGGGAAGGGCTCTTCCAGCCGTGGCAGGTGATCGACTCCCACATCCACAGGGTGCGGGAGTACAGTGCGAGAATTAGATTCTCCTTCTTTCGGGTGGCGCACAGGTACTTCGCGTGGCTCGTCACGGCCGGCATGCAGATGGGGACCTACCTCGGCTTCGCCGTCGTCGTGGTGCTGTTCGTGATCCAGCTCCTGGCGCTGGTGGTGCTGGCCGCATCCTGTTTCATCGGCATCGGCGTGCTGCGCGGGGCCGATACGCTGCTGCTGCGGATCAAGCAGATCAAGATCAAGTGCCCGTCTTGCCATCTGCGGGTCCCCTATCCCTCCTATGAGTGCCCGGCACCCGGCTGCGGGCGGCTGCACAAGGACGTGAGGCCGGGGCGCTACGGCATGTTCAAACGTGTGTGCGCGTGCGGCACCGCGATGCCGACGCTGCTGCTCACCGGCAGCGGGAAACTGAAGGCGCACTGCCCGTACTGCAAGGGATCACTGGCCAGGAACGTGGGCGAGATGCGCGAGATCGTCATTCCCGTGCTGGGCGGCGTCGCGGCGGGCAAGACCCGTTTGATGACCGCGCTCGTCATGGCGCTGTGCGAGAGCGGCCGGCTCCACGGAGTCTCCGCGGCGATCGCCGATGAGGAGTCCCAGGCGATCTACGCGCGGTTCAGGGACGCGCTCGTAGCCGGCACGGCCACCGCGAAGACGGGCGCCGCCGCTTTGCCGCGCCCCTATTCGCTGCACGTCCGCCCGGCCAGGAGCTCTCCTCGGCTGCTGCACCTGTTCGATGCGCCCGGTGAGTTCGTCCGTGATTCGGAGTCACTGCGGAAGCTGCAGTACATGCGGGAGGCCCGCACGTTCTTGTTCACCCTCGACCCGCTGCGGATCGACGCGATCTGGGACGCCCTGACCCCCGCCCAACAGGCCCGGCTCGTTCCGCTGCGTTCCGACGACGACCCCTATTTCGCCTTCGGTCAGGTAGTGCAGAACATCGAGGGGCATGGCGTGCCGATCCGCAGAGCCCGCCTGGCCGTGGCGCTGACCAAGGACGACCTGGTGCGCTCCAGCCCTGCGGCGTCCGGTCTCGGCGAGGACAGCGCCGCCATTGAAGCGTGGCTGCAGGACGAGGCGGGACTGGGCGGCCTGGTGCGGCTCATGCGGCGTTCTTTCGGCCAGGTTCATTTCTTCCGCACCAGCGCCTGGCTCGACGGGGGAGTCCTCGCCGGCAGCATCATCGATCTCGCCGCCTGGATCCTGGCCCAGGAAGGAATCCGGGTCGAGCCCGCGGTTCGATCCGCCTGA